A genomic stretch from Flavobacterium humidisoli includes:
- a CDS encoding SusC/RagA family TonB-linked outer membrane protein produces the protein MKLLTQKKPRDFRINNLSRKEIRLTVLSLLVFTLQASATSSINTLDKNYKAIFFEKTVKGTVTDQNGLPLPGANVVVKGSTKGVQTDVDGSFAITVPDNATKLVITYIGMEDQEVSIGSAPLKIVMKEAGQKLEEVVIGYGKSKKKDLTGSVSSLSKDNLNLGGTVANVGQALQGRASGVQVQQNSYAPGTNPQVVIRGGNSINTSNAPLYVVDGFITSTGGSISPNDIENIQILKDAASTAIYGARGGNGVILITTKKGKAGKMNVEAEISDGFQNIIKEPSLMTGQQYADYQNALNAENGRPPLFPSSFPVANTNWFDAATRTGEVLNRTLTFSGSDQTSKFFLSGNYLKQTGAIVNTNFERYSVRMGSEKKFNDKLNMGMNAYGAVAEGNNSDFGDNILSPMFSIQTAPPTIPIYNADGSYYKFQGKDNALALLLEPTDHTINRLVNGNMFLDYQIIKGLTYHFGAGAEWQENIQGKYTPSTLVAGAALKGSGSEENKTYFRWSTEQYLTYKFDIKEVHSITAMIGTSNQKDTFERVRAAGTGFSSDLLTYYNLQGASVYLKPETEKTETKLTSYFGRLNYAFNDKYLATFTIRKDGSSRFGPNNRFGIFPSGAVAWKISNESFMQNVKAISELKLRASYGITGSDGIGDYAYMSRLSSWGVTIAPDQFVAGTEPANLANPNLKWEQTAQTDIGLDLGLFNDKISVTFDYYKKRTSDALLNVPVGGWWGFDTQRINAGVIDNHGVELGISTTNFRNDKFTWTTSLNVAYNKQEVVSLADNVKIISTNTSNPSGTVSGQEFTRLEPGKEMGVLFGYKYAGVIKTGETYAPQPLSVAGDPKYVDVDGDGQITAKDRTYLGNSIPHYVAGFNNDFKYRNFDMNIFFQGAFDYSVYNMTKMVGESSTSTDALNRWVAGKNENTDIPRDGYYKSTYGSYVNSKFVEEASYLRLKNVSIGYTIPESALKTVKFIDSIRLYAIGQNLLTITNYSGNDPEVNGHFTPDNATKQNLGGGIDFNSFPASRTFILGIKVAIH, from the coding sequence ATGAAATTATTAACCCAAAAAAAGCCAAGAGATTTTCGGATTAACAATTTATCCCGCAAAGAAATTAGACTGACCGTTCTTTCGCTATTAGTTTTTACACTTCAGGCTTCGGCAACATCTTCAATAAACACTTTAGACAAAAACTATAAAGCTATATTTTTTGAAAAAACAGTAAAAGGAACAGTTACAGATCAAAATGGCCTGCCTCTTCCAGGTGCCAACGTAGTAGTAAAAGGTAGTACCAAAGGAGTTCAGACTGATGTTGACGGAAGTTTTGCTATTACAGTTCCTGACAATGCTACAAAACTTGTAATTACTTACATTGGTATGGAAGATCAGGAAGTAAGCATAGGAAGCGCTCCTCTAAAAATTGTCATGAAAGAAGCTGGACAAAAATTAGAAGAAGTTGTTATTGGATACGGAAAATCTAAGAAAAAAGACCTTACTGGTTCTGTAAGTTCGCTTAGTAAAGACAATTTAAACTTAGGCGGAACGGTTGCAAACGTAGGACAAGCGCTTCAAGGACGTGCTTCTGGAGTACAGGTTCAGCAAAACAGTTATGCACCAGGAACAAATCCTCAAGTTGTAATTAGAGGTGGAAACTCCATTAATACTTCTAACGCTCCTCTTTATGTAGTAGACGGATTCATTACTAGTACAGGAGGTTCTATTAGTCCAAACGACATTGAAAACATTCAGATTCTTAAAGATGCCGCTTCTACAGCAATTTATGGTGCTCGTGGAGGAAATGGGGTAATTTTGATTACTACTAAAAAAGGGAAAGCTGGAAAAATGAATGTTGAGGCTGAGATTTCTGATGGTTTTCAAAACATCATAAAAGAGCCTTCTTTAATGACTGGACAACAATATGCCGATTATCAGAATGCTCTTAATGCTGAAAACGGAAGACCTCCGCTTTTCCCTTCTAGCTTTCCTGTTGCCAATACGAACTGGTTTGACGCTGCAACTCGTACTGGTGAAGTCCTTAACAGAACGCTTACTTTTAGCGGAAGCGACCAAACTTCAAAATTCTTTCTTTCTGGAAACTATTTAAAACAAACTGGAGCTATCGTAAACACTAATTTTGAAAGATATAGTGTGAGAATGGGTTCAGAAAAGAAATTCAACGATAAGCTAAACATGGGAATGAATGCTTATGGCGCTGTCGCTGAAGGGAATAATAGTGATTTTGGCGATAATATCTTATCTCCAATGTTCTCTATTCAAACTGCTCCACCAACTATTCCAATTTACAATGCAGATGGTTCGTATTATAAATTTCAAGGAAAGGATAATGCTTTAGCACTTTTACTTGAGCCTACAGATCACACAATCAACAGATTGGTAAACGGAAACATGTTTTTAGATTATCAAATCATTAAAGGCTTAACGTATCACTTTGGTGCTGGTGCAGAATGGCAGGAAAATATTCAAGGAAAATATACTCCAAGTACTTTAGTAGCTGGAGCAGCTTTGAAAGGTTCTGGTTCTGAAGAAAACAAAACCTATTTCAGATGGAGTACGGAGCAATATTTGACTTATAAATTTGATATCAAAGAAGTACATTCCATAACAGCAATGATTGGTACTTCCAATCAAAAAGACACATTTGAGAGAGTAAGAGCAGCTGGTACAGGTTTCTCAAGCGATTTATTGACTTATTACAATCTGCAAGGAGCTTCAGTGTATTTAAAACCTGAAACAGAAAAAACAGAAACGAAATTGACTTCTTATTTTGGAAGGTTAAATTATGCGTTCAATGATAAATACTTAGCCACTTTTACGATTAGAAAAGACGGTTCTTCTCGTTTTGGACCAAATAACCGATTTGGTATTTTCCCTTCTGGAGCTGTTGCTTGGAAAATCTCTAACGAATCTTTTATGCAAAACGTAAAAGCAATTTCAGAACTTAAATTGAGAGCGAGTTATGGTATTACAGGTAGTGATGGAATTGGAGATTATGCTTACATGAGCCGATTGTCTTCTTGGGGTGTAACTATTGCTCCAGATCAATTTGTAGCGGGAACTGAGCCTGCCAATTTAGCTAACCCAAATCTGAAATGGGAACAAACTGCTCAAACAGACATTGGTTTAGATTTAGGCTTATTTAATGATAAAATTTCTGTTACATTCGATTATTACAAAAAAAGAACTAGCGATGCCCTTTTAAATGTTCCTGTTGGAGGATGGTGGGGATTTGATACTCAAAGAATTAATGCAGGAGTTATTGATAACCATGGTGTCGAGTTAGGAATAAGCACTACAAACTTTAGAAATGATAAATTTACTTGGACAACTTCATTAAATGTTGCATACAATAAACAAGAAGTAGTATCTCTAGCTGACAATGTAAAAATTATCAGTACAAATACTTCGAATCCAAGTGGAACGGTTTCTGGTCAAGAATTTACAAGATTGGAGCCAGGAAAAGAAATGGGAGTTTTATTTGGCTATAAATATGCAGGAGTTATCAAAACTGGAGAAACTTATGCTCCACAGCCGTTATCTGTTGCTGGAGATCCAAAATATGTAGACGTTGATGGTGATGGTCAAATTACAGCAAAAGACAGAACGTATCTAGGAAACTCTATTCCGCATTATGTAGCTGGTTTTAATAACGATTTCAAATATAGAAACTTTGACATGAATATCTTTTTTCAAGGTGCTTTCGACTATTCAGTTTACAATATGACTAAAATGGTTGGTGAGTCTTCTACAAGCACAGATGCACTAAACCGTTGGGTTGCTGGAAAAAATGAAAACACAGATATTCCGAGAGATGGTTATTACAAAAGTACTTACGGAAGTTATGTGAATTCTAAATTTGTTGAAGAAGCCTCTTACTTGCGTCTGAAAAATGTTTCTATCGGATATACAATTCCAGAAAGTGCTTTAAAAACAGTGAAATTTATTGATAGTATCAGATTGTATGCGATCGGACAAAATTTATTGACGATTACAAACTATTCTGGAAATGATCCTGAGGTTAATGGACACTTTACTCCCGACAATGCCACAAAACAAAATTTAGGTGGAGGAATCGATTTTAACTCGTTCCCAGCTTCAAGAACTTTTATACTTGGAATTAAAGTAGCAATTCACTAG
- a CDS encoding carbohydrate-binding family 9-like protein — translation MKEYQVIFINKKQKNEIGILDSSFWEKANCLTDFSSPWNRDPVLKIEFRALWDQENFYFNFRVFDRNVYTDQKDNSVDSICNSDRVELFFRSNDQLDPYYCLEIDPSTRLLDFIARPNKVFDYDWKWPENHIKLESSADEVSFTVAGLISIASLEKFDLIHNNTIETGVYRAKFSKDENGNYEPTWISWVNPNTAEPNFHIASSFGKFVLMK, via the coding sequence TTGAAAGAATATCAGGTAATTTTCATCAATAAAAAACAGAAAAATGAGATCGGAATTTTAGATTCGTCTTTTTGGGAAAAAGCGAATTGTCTTACCGATTTTTCATCGCCATGGAATAGAGATCCGGTTTTAAAAATTGAATTCCGCGCACTTTGGGATCAGGAGAATTTCTATTTTAATTTTAGGGTTTTTGATCGGAATGTCTATACTGATCAGAAAGATAATAGTGTAGACAGTATTTGCAATTCAGATCGAGTAGAGCTGTTTTTTAGAAGTAATGATCAACTCGATCCTTATTATTGTCTGGAAATAGATCCTTCAACTAGATTGCTTGATTTTATCGCTCGTCCAAACAAGGTTTTTGATTACGATTGGAAATGGCCAGAAAATCATATAAAACTTGAATCTTCAGCAGATGAGGTTTCTTTTACAGTTGCAGGTTTAATCAGTATTGCGTCTTTAGAAAAATTTGACTTAATTCATAACAATACTATTGAAACGGGGGTTTACAGGGCTAAATTTTCTAAAGATGAAAATGGAAATTATGAGCCTACCTGGATTTCTTGGGTAAACCCAAATACGGCAGAACCCAATTTTCATATTGCTTCGTCTTTTGGAAAGTTTGTTTTAATGAAATAA
- a CDS encoding LacI family DNA-binding transcriptional regulator: protein MDKKYTIKDIAQMAGVSKGTVDRVLHNRGKVSPAALEKINEVLNVIDYEPNLIARNLKSTKVYRICVLLPDPVFDPYWLPCVNGIQEAITEYKAYNVVIETHYFNPESTKSFLKAHEAIVAQSPDAVLLAPLFHKETVEIIKQYDELGIMVNTFNNQVESSSIKSFVGQDLYKSGRVAASLMNLILPKGQIAIIHIDESLKNAIHMQEKERGFRSYFEEKELSDFSVTTLKLKYSNIETKLPAFLNENPDLSGIFITTSKAYQIASTLFNLTDKKIALIGYDLIDKNVSYLNQGLVHFLIHQNQKRQAYLGVSTLVEHFLFRKDIPETILLPIDIINVENATFYVS from the coding sequence ATGGATAAAAAGTACACAATTAAGGATATAGCACAAATGGCCGGAGTTTCTAAAGGGACTGTAGACCGTGTTCTGCACAACAGAGGAAAAGTCTCTCCTGCTGCACTCGAAAAAATCAATGAAGTTCTAAATGTTATTGATTACGAACCCAACTTAATTGCACGAAATCTAAAAAGCACCAAAGTGTACCGTATTTGTGTTCTCCTTCCAGATCCTGTATTTGACCCTTATTGGCTTCCGTGTGTTAACGGAATTCAGGAAGCTATAACAGAATACAAAGCTTACAATGTGGTTATTGAAACTCATTATTTTAATCCAGAAAGCACAAAATCTTTCTTAAAAGCGCATGAAGCCATAGTAGCCCAATCACCAGATGCTGTTTTATTAGCACCGCTTTTCCATAAAGAAACTGTAGAAATCATAAAGCAATATGATGAACTGGGAATAATGGTAAACACTTTCAACAACCAGGTTGAATCTTCTTCGATAAAAAGTTTTGTGGGACAGGATTTATACAAAAGCGGCCGCGTAGCTGCAAGTTTAATGAATTTGATTCTTCCTAAAGGCCAGATTGCTATTATCCATATTGACGAAAGCCTTAAAAATGCCATTCACATGCAGGAGAAAGAACGCGGTTTTAGAAGTTATTTTGAGGAAAAAGAGCTTTCAGATTTCTCTGTGACGACATTAAAACTGAAATATTCGAATATAGAAACCAAACTCCCGGCTTTCCTTAACGAAAATCCAGATTTAAGCGGAATTTTCATTACAACTTCCAAGGCTTACCAAATCGCTTCTACCCTGTTTAATTTAACAGACAAAAAAATCGCTTTGATTGGTTATGATTTAATAGACAAGAATGTCAGCTACTTAAATCAAGGACTTGTTCATTTTTTAATTCATCAAAATCAAAAGCGACAAGCTTATTTAGGTGTCAGCACTTTAGTAGAGCACTTTTTATTTAGAAAAGACATTCCAGAAACCATTCTGCTTCCTATTGATATTATTAATGTCGAAAATGCTACTTTTTATGTTAGCTAG
- a CDS encoding mevalonate kinase: MKKITSLAPGRTCLFGDHQDYLGLPVIACAIDRSIKLIAKENQSKTFVLNMVDINEIRIINIHETFEKLEPRDYFASSLRVLRRYGCKPTSGYTITITGDIPINSGTSSSSALLMAWIRFLIEAFGVDHEVTPEFLSKLGYESEVLEHGEPGGMMDHFSIGVGNIVYINTKKPFSFNVIGTELKGLITGVSGVPKETIGLLGELKGNALMAIDIVKQNYPQFDLNASETADLDKYRNCLLDRMIPFFEAAVKNYQYTKEALKEFEKPVLDLKKIGALMNSHHEVLRDLLKITVPRIDAMINAALKAGAYGAKIVGSGGGGSIVVIADPKNEDVVVKAILDAGAQEAYAVNVDPGVRIIDNIEI; the protein is encoded by the coding sequence GTGAAAAAAATTACCTCATTAGCTCCCGGCCGAACCTGTCTCTTTGGAGATCATCAGGATTATTTAGGGCTGCCTGTTATAGCCTGTGCAATAGATCGAAGCATTAAATTAATAGCAAAAGAAAATCAGAGCAAAACCTTTGTTCTGAATATGGTTGATATTAATGAAATTCGAATCATCAATATACACGAGACTTTCGAAAAATTAGAACCAAGAGATTATTTTGCATCCTCGCTCCGGGTTTTGCGCAGATATGGCTGTAAACCGACATCAGGCTATACAATTACAATTACTGGAGATATTCCAATTAATTCGGGAACATCGAGTTCATCAGCCTTATTAATGGCTTGGATTCGTTTTTTGATAGAAGCTTTTGGAGTTGATCATGAAGTTACGCCCGAATTCCTTTCAAAATTAGGTTACGAATCTGAAGTTTTAGAGCATGGAGAGCCTGGCGGAATGATGGATCATTTTAGCATAGGCGTTGGAAATATCGTGTATATCAATACTAAAAAACCATTCTCTTTTAATGTAATTGGGACAGAACTGAAGGGTTTGATTACTGGCGTTTCAGGTGTTCCAAAAGAAACTATCGGACTGCTTGGCGAATTAAAAGGAAATGCTTTAATGGCAATTGATATTGTGAAGCAAAACTATCCGCAATTCGATTTAAATGCTTCTGAAACAGCTGATTTGGATAAGTATAGAAATTGTCTTCTAGATCGTATGATTCCTTTTTTTGAAGCTGCTGTCAAGAATTATCAGTACACCAAAGAAGCTTTAAAGGAATTTGAAAAACCAGTTTTAGATCTTAAAAAAATTGGTGCATTAATGAATAGTCATCATGAAGTTTTGCGCGATTTGCTGAAAATAACAGTTCCAAGAATAGATGCAATGATTAACGCGGCCTTGAAAGCAGGTGCGTATGGAGCGAAAATTGTGGGTTCTGGCGGTGGCGGAAGCATCGTTGTGATTGCAGATCCTAAGAATGAAGATGTGGTTGTTAAGGCGATTTTAGACGCAGGCGCGCAAGAAGCTTATGCGGTAAATGTTGATCCCGGAGTACGAATTATTGATAATATTGAAATTTAA
- a CDS encoding sugar phosphate nucleotidyltransferase: MHDSLVILAGGASSRMKKEAITNDLSPEEIAQANERSKGLIGVGASGRPLLDYLLWNAKKAGYKNIYIIIGEQGELFKEFYGSKMKDNDFHGLNISFAIQYIPEGRVKPFGTADALFQAVEQYPELNLQFYSVCNSDNLYSAEALRALRETESPNAFISYDRDAMDFPLERISRFAIAKLDANNQLLDILEKPTEEDLNQYKDAEGKIRVSMNAFKFNGDTLYMHLKNCPVNPERDEKELPTVLLNSVKENPNTTVGIPFSEHVPDLTAKEDIADVKTYLAKYYPDLNWNNKN, from the coding sequence ATGCACGACAGTTTAGTAATTTTAGCCGGTGGAGCTTCTTCTCGTATGAAAAAAGAAGCTATCACTAATGATCTTTCTCCAGAAGAAATTGCTCAGGCTAACGAAAGGAGTAAAGGTTTGATAGGTGTTGGCGCAAGCGGAAGGCCTCTTTTGGATTATCTTTTATGGAATGCCAAAAAAGCGGGCTATAAAAATATCTATATTATAATAGGTGAACAAGGGGAGTTATTTAAGGAGTTTTACGGAAGTAAAATGAAGGATAATGATTTTCACGGTCTGAATATTTCATTTGCGATTCAATATATTCCGGAGGGAAGAGTTAAGCCTTTCGGGACAGCAGATGCTCTGTTTCAGGCAGTAGAACAATATCCAGAATTAAATTTACAGTTTTATTCAGTTTGCAATAGTGATAATTTGTATTCGGCTGAAGCGCTTCGTGCTTTAAGGGAAACTGAGAGTCCGAATGCGTTTATTAGTTATGATCGCGATGCAATGGATTTTCCACTGGAACGCATTTCTCGTTTTGCAATTGCTAAATTAGATGCAAATAATCAGCTTTTGGACATTTTAGAAAAACCTACAGAAGAAGATTTGAATCAATATAAAGATGCAGAAGGAAAAATACGTGTGAGTATGAATGCTTTTAAGTTTAATGGTGATACCTTATATATGCATCTTAAAAATTGCCCGGTAAATCCAGAGCGCGATGAAAAGGAGTTGCCAACGGTACTTTTGAACTCCGTTAAAGAAAATCCGAATACTACGGTCGGAATTCCGTTTTCTGAGCACGTTCCAGACCTGACTGCAAAAGAAGATATTGCCGATGTAAAAACATATTTGGCAAAATATTATCCTGATTTAAATTGGAATAATAAAAATTAA
- a CDS encoding sugar MFS transporter, with amino-acid sequence MTNIQSTLQLEKKSTIVPMVILTLLFFILGFVTWLNGPLIPFFELACELTSSQAYFVTFAFYIAYFVMAVPSSYIIEKVGYKNGISLGLLIIAAGALMFYPAASSRTFLLFLLALFIMGTGLAVLQTASNPYVVVIGPRESAAARISVLGIANKLAGFVAPIVLTVLVLSNMQDFTADKIALMDEASKTSALNSLALQLQTPYLYMGLIITVLAIMVKFSPLPEIDLDEDGNVSELNVFKQIKNAFQHPQLVLGVITLMLYLSAEVLAGDSIGAFGKQLGVYGEEGNFYLKLTSFTMSAMVIGYILGIVLIPKYVSQVTALKVSGLLGLVLVVAIVLISPKIMIAFPGTPNIPLVILLVALLGLANALCWPAIWPMALQDLGGYTKIGSAILIMGIIGGAVFPLFYGMITESINAANIAKNMQGVSKSGNQLAYLMLLPSYAMILFYAVKGHKYRKWNS; translated from the coding sequence ATGACAAACATTCAAAGTACATTACAGCTAGAGAAAAAAAGCACCATTGTTCCGATGGTGATTTTAACCTTATTGTTTTTTATTCTAGGATTCGTAACCTGGCTTAACGGACCATTAATTCCGTTTTTTGAATTAGCTTGTGAATTAACTTCATCTCAAGCTTATTTTGTGACTTTCGCATTTTACATTGCCTATTTTGTTATGGCTGTTCCCTCTTCGTATATCATTGAAAAAGTGGGGTATAAAAACGGAATTTCTTTAGGATTATTGATTATCGCCGCCGGAGCTTTAATGTTTTATCCAGCGGCTTCAAGCCGTACCTTTCTCTTGTTTTTATTAGCGTTATTTATAATGGGAACTGGTTTGGCAGTTTTACAGACAGCATCAAATCCTTACGTTGTTGTTATTGGACCAAGAGAAAGTGCAGCGGCAAGAATCAGTGTTTTAGGAATTGCAAATAAACTGGCTGGATTTGTAGCGCCGATCGTGCTTACTGTTTTGGTTTTATCTAATATGCAGGACTTTACCGCAGATAAAATTGCCTTAATGGATGAGGCTTCTAAAACAAGCGCGTTAAATTCTCTTGCTTTGCAATTGCAAACACCGTATCTTTATATGGGGTTGATTATTACTGTTTTAGCTATAATGGTAAAATTTTCTCCTCTGCCAGAAATTGATTTGGACGAGGATGGGAATGTGTCAGAATTGAATGTTTTTAAACAGATTAAAAATGCTTTTCAGCACCCGCAGCTAGTTTTAGGAGTGATTACTTTAATGCTGTATTTATCTGCCGAAGTTTTGGCGGGAGATTCTATCGGAGCTTTCGGGAAACAGTTGGGAGTTTATGGTGAAGAAGGAAATTTTTATCTCAAACTAACCTCATTTACCATGTCGGCAATGGTGATCGGTTATATTCTTGGTATAGTTTTGATTCCTAAATATGTTTCACAAGTCACTGCTTTAAAAGTGTCTGGATTGCTTGGTTTGGTGTTAGTTGTAGCAATTGTTTTGATTTCGCCAAAGATAATGATTGCATTTCCTGGAACTCCAAATATACCATTGGTAATACTTTTAGTAGCGCTTTTAGGATTAGCAAATGCATTGTGCTGGCCAGCAATATGGCCAATGGCTTTGCAAGATTTAGGAGGTTATACAAAGATTGGAAGTGCTATTTTGATTATGGGGATTATTGGTGGAGCGGTTTTTCCACTTTTTTACGGAATGATCACAGAAAGTATCAATGCTGCAAATATTGCAAAAAATATGCAAGGTGTCTCAAAAAGCGGAAATCAATTGGCTTACTTAATGCTGCTGCCTTCTTATGCAATGATTCTGTTTTATGCTGTAAAAGGGCATAAATACAGGAAATGGAATAGTTGA
- the nagB gene encoding glucosamine-6-phosphate deaminase — protein MLKSKIDKATGFEKRFENINTVVFENSTDASKEVAQEIASLIREKQNEGKPCILGLATGSSPKGLYAELVRLHKEEGLSFKNVISFNLDEYYPMEPNSINSYVRFMKELLFDHVDILPENAHVPDGLLTKEQIADYCHEYEAKIEALGGIDLQILGIGGNGHIGFNESGSLQNSKTRLVALDHITRVAASKDFFGLNNTPRTAITLGVKKIMEAKRVILLAWGEGKANIVKKSVEDEVTNRVPASFLQEHNNAIFVLDKEASSKLTRINKPWLVEKIVWTDKLTRKAVLGLALDLKKPILMLTDADYIENGMSDLLADSGPAYDTNIKIFNKLQNTITGWPGGKPNADDSNRPERAEPAKKRVLIFSPHPDDDIISMGGTFMRLQEQGHEVHVAYQTSGNIAVADDEALRFARFVIDYNEKFGIKSEEADNIYKKAEAFLENKKNSEIDIPEVRYIKGLIRKGEARATSHFVGLPDSQIHFMELPFYETGTIEKKPIGPEDVQLTVDLIEKIKPHQIYAAGDLADPHGTHKVCLDAIFEAVKVLKPKEFMNDCWLWLYRGAWQEWGIDEVEMAVPMSPDQVLEKRHGIFKHQSQKDGVVFQGTDAREFWQRAEDRNRETAELYHQLGLATYAAMEAFVRWHY, from the coding sequence ATGTTAAAAAGTAAAATCGACAAAGCAACAGGTTTCGAAAAACGATTCGAAAACATTAATACAGTTGTTTTTGAAAACTCAACTGATGCTTCAAAAGAAGTAGCGCAGGAAATAGCGTCTTTAATCAGAGAAAAACAAAATGAAGGGAAACCTTGTATTTTAGGATTGGCAACTGGCTCTTCTCCAAAAGGATTATATGCTGAACTAGTTCGTCTTCATAAAGAAGAAGGTTTGAGTTTCAAAAACGTAATTAGTTTTAACTTGGATGAATATTATCCAATGGAACCAAATTCAATTAATAGTTATGTTCGTTTCATGAAAGAGCTTTTGTTTGATCATGTCGATATTTTACCTGAGAACGCTCACGTTCCAGACGGACTTTTAACAAAAGAACAAATTGCAGATTACTGCCACGAATATGAAGCTAAAATTGAAGCTCTAGGCGGAATTGATCTTCAGATTCTTGGAATTGGAGGAAACGGACACATCGGATTTAATGAGTCTGGTTCGCTTCAAAACTCTAAAACACGTTTAGTAGCTTTAGATCATATTACGAGAGTTGCTGCAAGTAAAGATTTCTTTGGTTTAAATAATACGCCAAGAACTGCAATTACGCTTGGGGTTAAAAAAATCATGGAAGCAAAAAGAGTAATCTTATTAGCTTGGGGAGAAGGAAAAGCAAACATTGTGAAAAAATCTGTTGAAGATGAAGTTACAAACCGAGTTCCTGCTTCGTTCTTGCAAGAACATAACAATGCTATTTTTGTTTTAGATAAAGAAGCTTCTTCTAAACTGACAAGAATTAACAAACCTTGGTTGGTTGAAAAAATCGTTTGGACAGATAAATTAACTCGTAAAGCAGTTTTAGGATTGGCATTAGATCTTAAAAAACCAATTTTAATGCTTACGGATGCAGATTATATCGAAAACGGTATGAGCGATTTATTGGCGGATTCAGGTCCAGCTTATGATACTAACATTAAGATATTTAATAAATTACAAAACACAATCACAGGTTGGCCAGGTGGAAAACCAAATGCAGACGACTCAAATCGTCCAGAAAGAGCAGAACCGGCTAAAAAACGTGTGTTGATTTTCAGTCCGCACCCAGATGATGATATTATTAGTATGGGAGGAACTTTCATGCGTTTGCAAGAGCAAGGGCATGAGGTGCACGTTGCTTATCAAACTTCTGGAAACATTGCTGTTGCTGATGATGAAGCGCTTCGTTTTGCAAGATTTGTGATTGACTATAACGAGAAATTTGGAATCAAAAGCGAAGAAGCTGATAATATTTATAAAAAGGCAGAAGCTTTCTTAGAGAATAAAAAGAATAGTGAAATTGACATTCCAGAGGTTCGTTACATTAAAGGTTTAATCAGAAAAGGAGAGGCGAGAGCAACAAGTCATTTTGTTGGTTTGCCAGACAGCCAGATTCACTTTATGGAATTGCCTTTCTATGAAACAGGTACAATCGAGAAAAAACCAATCGGACCAGAAGATGTTCAGTTGACAGTTGATTTGATTGAAAAAATTAAACCACACCAGATTTACGCAGCAGGAGATTTAGCAGATCCGCACGGAACTCACAAAGTTTGTTTGGATGCGATTTTTGAAGCGGTAAAAGTTTTAAAACCAAAAGAGTTCATGAACGACTGTTGGTTGTGGTTATACCGTGGAGCTTGGCAAGAATGGGGAATTGATGAAGTTGAAATGGCTGTTCCAATGAGTCCAGATCAGGTTCTGGAAAAACGTCACGGAATCTTCAAACACCAATCTCAAAAAGATGGAGTTGTTTTTCAAGGGACAGATGCAAGGGAGTTCTGGCAAAGAGCAGAAGACAGAAACCGCGAAACGGCCGAATTGTACCACCAATTAGGTCTGGCGACTTATGCAGCAATGGAGGCTTTCGTGAGATGGCACTACTAA
- a CDS encoding DUF3820 family protein: MDQDKKQLIKLAHTKMPFGKYEGKYLIDLPEYYVVWYHNKGFPKGELGQQLQLIYELKLNGLEELIRNIKKQYPKPL; encoded by the coding sequence ATGGATCAAGACAAAAAACAGCTTATAAAATTAGCGCACACTAAAATGCCTTTCGGAAAATACGAGGGAAAATATTTAATTGATTTGCCTGAGTATTATGTAGTTTGGTATCATAATAAAGGATTTCCAAAAGGAGAATTAGGGCAGCAATTGCAATTGATTTATGAGTTGAAATTGAACGGATTGGAAGAATTGATTCGAAATATAAAGAAGCAATATCCGAAACCATTGTAA